GTCCTCGGCCTGGTGCAGGGGCTCACCGAGTTCCTGCCGGTCTCGTCGAGCGCGCACCTGCGGATCATCGGGGAGCTGATCGGCTCCGGTGACCCGGGCGCGGCGTTCACGGCGATCACGCAGATCGGCACCGAGACCGCGGTGCTCCTCTACTTCCGGCGCGACATCAAGCGGATCCTCGTCGCGTGGTGGCGCGCCCTGCGCGGCGACCTCGGCACCGACCTGCGCTCGCGGCTCGGCAGCCCCGTCGGTGGACCGGCGGACCTCGACGCGCGGATGGCGTGGTTCATCGCGCTCGGCAGCGTCCCGATCGTCGTCCTCGGGCTCGCGTTCCAGGACGCCATCGAGACGCCCTTCCGCAACCTGTGGCTCATCGCGCTGACGCTGGCCGGCTTCGCGCTCGTGCTCGGCTGGGCCGACGCGCGCGGCGCGAAGCAGAGCCGGCTCGAGGACCTGCGGCCCAAGCACGCCGTCCTGTTCGGCTTCGCGCAGGCGCTCGCGCTGATCCCGGGCGTCTCCCGCTCGGGCGGGACGATCACCGGCGGCCTGCTCATGGGCTACACCCGCGAGGCGGCCGCCCGGTACTCGTTCCTCCTGGCGATCCCGGCGGTGTTCGGGTCCGGGGTGTTCCAGCTCGCCAAGAGCGTCGGCGAGTTCGGCACCGCCGGGACCCCGAGCCTGGGGGCGACCGTGCTCGCGACGATCGTCGCGTTCGCGGTCGGCTACGTCGTGATCATCGCGTTCCTCAAGATCGTCTCGACCTACAGCTACCGGCCGTTCGTGATCTACCGCCTCGCGCTCGCCGCGCTCGTCGTGGTCCTCCTGCTCACCGGCGTGCTCGAGCCGACCGCAGGCGCGCCGGTCGAGTGACCTGACGCCCGCCCGCCACCCGCCGCCACGCACGGGCGGACGGCGGGCGTGGTGGCGCGCCGTCCCGGTTAGGCTTCCGTGGTGCTCACCTGGCCGGCCCCGCAGATCCCCCAGCTCCCCGGCCGAGGCGGCCCCGTCCGCGTGCGGGACACGTCGAGCGGCGAGCTCGTGGTCGCGGCGCCGGGGGAGTCGGCCACGCTCTACGTGTGCGGCATCACCCCGTACGACGCGACCCACCTCGGCCACGCCGCCACGTACGTCGCGTTCGACCTGCTCGTCCGGGCGTGGCGCGACGCCGGGCACCGCGTGCGGTACGCGTCCAACGTCACGGACGTCGACGACCCCTTGCTCGAGCGCGCGGCGGCGACGGGCGTGGACTGGCGCGACCTCGCCGTCGAGCAGACGACCCTCTTCGCGGACGACATGACCGCGCTCGGCGTCGTCCCGCCCGACGCGTACACGGGCGCCGTCGAGTCGATCCCGGCCGTCGCAGGCGCCGTCGAGGCGCTGCTCGCGGCCGGCGCCGCGTACCGCGTCGGCGTCCCGGACGCGTCGGGCGAGGGCGAGGGCGACGTCTACGCGGACCTCGCCGCCGACCCGTCGCTCGGTGGCGTCGCGGGGCTCCCGCGGCCCGAGATGCTCGCCCTGTTCGCGGAGCGCGGGGGAGACCCCGACCGCCCGGGCAAGCGCGACCCGCTCGACCCGCTGCTGTGGCGCGCGGCGCGCCCTGGGGAGCCCGCGTGGGACGGCGGCGTGCTCGGTGCCGGCCGGCCCGGGTGGCACATCGAGTGCGCGGTGATCGCGCGCGACAGCCTCGGGCTGCCCTTCGACGTCCAGGGCGGCGGCTCCGACCTGCGCTTCCCGCACCACGAGATGAGCACGTCGCACGCGCGCCTGCTCGACTCCGGCCACGGCGCGCGCACCCACGTGCACGCCGGGATGGTCGGGCTCGACGGCGAGAAGATGAGCAAGTCGCGCGGCAACCTCGTGCTCGTCTCCCGGCTGCTCGCGCGGGGCGTCGACCCGATGGCCGTGCGGCTCGCGCTCCTCGCGCACCACTACGCCGAGGACTGGGAGTGGACCGACGGCGAGCTCGAGCAGGCGCAGGTCCGGCTCGAGCGCTGGCGCGCCGCGGTCTCGGGCAACGGCGGTCCCGCTGCGGACGCGACGCTCGCGGCGGTCCGCGCGGCCCTGGCCGACGACCTCGACGCACCGGCGGCGCTGCGGTACGTCGACGCGTGGGCCGACCTGTCGATCGCGCAGGGCAGCACCGACGACGCGGTCGAGGGCGCGCCGGGCGTGATCGCGCGCGCCGTCAACGCGCTGCTGGGCATCCGGCTCTAGCGACCCGACCAGCGGCCCGCGGTCGCCCGTGGCTACCCGCCCGTGCCGCGGTCGCGGCGGCGCAGGTAGCGCTCGAACTCCTGCGCGATCGCCTCGCCGCTCGCCTCGGGCAGCTCGGCGGTGTCCTTGGCCTCCTCGAGCTGGCGCACGTACTCGGCGATCTCGGTGTCCTCGTGCGCGAGCTCGTCGACGCCGTGCTGCCACGCCGCCGCGTCGTCGGGCAGCTCGCCCAGCGGGACGGGCTCGCCGAGCAGCTGCTCGAGGCGCGTGAGCAGCGCGAGGCTGGCCTTGGGGCTCGGCGGGTGGGCGACGTAGTGCGGCACGGCGGCCCAGAGCGACAGTGCGCGCATGCCCCGCGCCGCGGCCTCCTGCTGGAGCACGCCCACGATGCCCGTCGGGCCCTCGTAGCTGTTCGGCTCGATCCCGAGCAGCTCGCGCACGTCCGCGTCGTCGCTGGTCGTCGTCACCGGGATGGGGCGCGTGTGCGGGACGTCCGCGAGCAGCGCCCCGACCGTCACGACCGTCCGCACGCCCAGGCCTGCCGCGATGTCGAGCAGCTCGGTGCAGTAGCGCCGCCAGCGCATCGACGGCTCGATGCCGTGCACCAGCACGACCTGCCGCCCCGTGCGCGGCGCGGTCGCCACGGCGACCGCGGTCGTCGGCCACGTGATCTCCCGGCGCCCGTCCGCGCCCGTCCCGACCACCGGTCGGTTCACCTGGAAGTCGTGGTACTCCTCGGGGTCGAGCTCGTCGACCTGCACGGCGCCCCACGACTCGTGCACGTGCTCCAGAGCCTGGGTCGCGGCCGAGCCGGCGTCGTTCCACCCCTCGAAGGCCGCGAGCAGGATGGTCTCGCGGGGCGGGAGGTCGTGGGGACGCTGCTGCTCCTGCTCGGTCATCTGCCCAGCGTAGGGTGCGTCCGCGGCGAGGGCTCGCGACGCACCCGGGGCCGGATCGCGCCTGTGGACGACGGGCTCCTGGCCCGGCGGCGCTGCTGAGGTGGACGCATGACGTCCTCGCCGCCCGTCCTCGCCCGTCCTCGCCCGTCTCGTCCTCGCCGCCGCGCTCGTGGTCCACGCGCTCGGCGGATGCACGTCGGCGCCGGCGGGGCCCGCGGACGGCTCCCGCCGCCTCGACGCGACCATGGCGTTCGGTGAGCCGCGGCTCGTCCTGGACTGCCCGCAGGAGTGGGAGGGCGGGTCGTGCGCCGCGTGCTCGTGCCGCGCGTGCGGTCCGACGGCACGAGTCTCCTGGTGTTCGTGCAGACCACCGGCGCGCACCTCGTCGACACCGCGGCGGTCGTGCGGCCGATTCTCGACAGCGTCCAGGACTACCGGGCGCCGCTCGCGCCGCTGCCCGAGGTCCTCGTCGTGCCCGTGCCGCCGCCCGGGGACGCAGGTGCGCCCACCGCCGGGTGCCCGGCTCCGCCGGCCGTCGCCCGTCAGGCGCCGTAGCGCAGGCCGTCGACCACGAGGTCGAGCAGGCGCCGGACCTGGGCGTCCCACTCGGGTCCGTCCGGCACGAGCCACACGCCGCTCATCGCGAGCATGACGTCCCTCGCGTCGACGTCGGTGCGCACGGAGCCCTCGGCGCGGCACGCGTCGAGCAGCACGGTGAGCGCGCCGATCAGCCGGGTGCGCGTCTGGTCGAAGAGCGGGGAGTCGGAGCCGACCGCGTTGCGCAGCGCGCCGCCGAGCCCGCGCTTGGTCGCCGCGTAGCCGACGAACCTGCGCACCCACTCGCGGAAGCCGTCGAGCGCGGGACCGTCGCCCCCGACGAGGAGGGGCGCGGCGTCGCAGAGCTCCTCGACCTCGTGCCGGTACACGGCCTCGATGAGCGCGTCGCGGTTCGGGAAGTGCCGGTAGAGCGTGCCGATGCCCACGCCGGCGCGCTCGGCGATCGTCTCGAGCGGGACGTCGACGTCCTTGGTCAGGACCTCGGCGGCGACCGCGAGCAGGCGGTCGCGGTTGCGTCGGGCGTCGGCGCGCAGCGGTCGGTCCGCGGCGGGGGTGGTCGGCACAGCTCTCCTCTTGCTAATCGGAGGGTCCTCCGGTTAGTGTCGTCAACGGAAACGGAGGTTCCTCCGTTCCAGGGTACGCAGCCGAGCGCGCCACGTCCACGAGGCGACCGACCGGCGCACCCGTCCAGCCCCAGCACCCCGAGGAGCACTCGTGAAGACCTGGTTCATCACCGGCGCGTCGCGCGGCTTCGGCCGTACCTGGACGCAGGCCGCCCTCGAGCGCGGCGACCGTGTCGCCGCCACCGCACGCACGCGGTCCACGCTCGACGACCTCGTCGAGCGTCACGGCGACGCCGTGCTGCCGCTCGAGCTCGACGTGACCGACCGCGACGCGGCGATCGCCGCCGTCGACCGCGCGCACGCGCACCTCGGCCGGCTCGACGTCGTCGTCAACAACGCGGGCTACGGCCAGTTCGGCATGGTCGAGGAGCTGACCGAGCGCGAGCTGCGCGACCAGCTCGAGACCAACCTGTTCGGCGCCGTCTGGGTCACGCAGGCCGCGCTGCCCCACCTGCGAGCGCAGGGGAGCGGGCACGTGATCCAGGTGTCGTCGATCGGCGGCATCAGCGCGTTCCCGAACATCGGCGCCTACCACGCGTCGAAGTGGGCCCTCGAGGGCCTGACCCAGTCGCTCGCGCAGGAGGTCGCCGGCTTCGGCATCCACGTGACGCTCGTCGAACCGGGCGG
The Cellulomonas sp. NS3 DNA segment above includes these coding regions:
- a CDS encoding undecaprenyl-diphosphate phosphatase, with translation MSTWEAIVLGLVQGLTEFLPVSSSAHLRIIGELIGSGDPGAAFTAITQIGTETAVLLYFRRDIKRILVAWWRALRGDLGTDLRSRLGSPVGGPADLDARMAWFIALGSVPIVVLGLAFQDAIETPFRNLWLIALTLAGFALVLGWADARGAKQSRLEDLRPKHAVLFGFAQALALIPGVSRSGGTITGGLLMGYTREAAARYSFLLAIPAVFGSGVFQLAKSVGEFGTAGTPSLGATVLATIVAFAVGYVVIIAFLKIVSTYSYRPFVIYRLALAALVVVLLLTGVLEPTAGAPVE
- the mshC gene encoding cysteine--1-D-myo-inosityl 2-amino-2-deoxy-alpha-D-glucopyranoside ligase is translated as MLTWPAPQIPQLPGRGGPVRVRDTSSGELVVAAPGESATLYVCGITPYDATHLGHAATYVAFDLLVRAWRDAGHRVRYASNVTDVDDPLLERAAATGVDWRDLAVEQTTLFADDMTALGVVPPDAYTGAVESIPAVAGAVEALLAAGAAYRVGVPDASGEGEGDVYADLAADPSLGGVAGLPRPEMLALFAERGGDPDRPGKRDPLDPLLWRAARPGEPAWDGGVLGAGRPGWHIECAVIARDSLGLPFDVQGGGSDLRFPHHEMSTSHARLLDSGHGARTHVHAGMVGLDGEKMSKSRGNLVLVSRLLARGVDPMAVRLALLAHHYAEDWEWTDGELEQAQVRLERWRAAVSGNGGPAADATLAAVRAALADDLDAPAALRYVDAWADLSIAQGSTDDAVEGAPGVIARAVNALLGIRL
- a CDS encoding PAC2 family protein, with the protein product MTEQEQQRPHDLPPRETILLAAFEGWNDAGSAATQALEHVHESWGAVQVDELDPEEYHDFQVNRPVVGTGADGRREITWPTTAVAVATAPRTGRQVVLVHGIEPSMRWRRYCTELLDIAAGLGVRTVVTVGALLADVPHTRPIPVTTTSDDADVRELLGIEPNSYEGPTGIVGVLQQEAAARGMRALSLWAAVPHYVAHPPSPKASLALLTRLEQLLGEPVPLGELPDDAAAWQHGVDELAHEDTEIAEYVRQLEEAKDTAELPEASGEAIAQEFERYLRRRDRGTGG
- a CDS encoding TetR/AcrR family transcriptional regulator, which encodes MPTTPAADRPLRADARRNRDRLLAVAAEVLTKDVDVPLETIAERAGVGIGTLYRHFPNRDALIEAVYRHEVEELCDAAPLLVGGDGPALDGFREWVRRFVGYAATKRGLGGALRNAVGSDSPLFDQTRTRLIGALTVLLDACRAEGSVRTDVDARDVMLAMSGVWLVPDGPEWDAQVRRLLDLVVDGLRYGA
- a CDS encoding SDR family oxidoreductase, whose amino-acid sequence is MKTWFITGASRGFGRTWTQAALERGDRVAATARTRSTLDDLVERHGDAVLPLELDVTDRDAAIAAVDRAHAHLGRLDVVVNNAGYGQFGMVEELTERELRDQLETNLFGAVWVTQAALPHLRAQGSGHVIQVSSIGGISAFPNIGAYHASKWALEGLTQSLAQEVAGFGIHVTLVEPGGFATDWAGPSARHAAPHPAYDGVREASSLARIQRTVSVGDPEASAAALLAVVDAPNPPLRVFFGEAPLAIATHDYEQRLATWREWDHVARLAHGTPAAATEAR